ttgctgttcctgcaaccttcgggtggcatcattgtggcactgcaggaggcccatgatggacatgtcatctaaagaatgggagggggagtggaaatggtttgcgactgggaggtgcagttgtttatcgcgaaccgagcggaggtgttctgcaaagcggtccccaagcctccgcttggtttccccaatgtagaggtagccacaccgggtacaagtggatgcagtataccacattggcagatgtgcaggtgaatctctgcttaatgtggaaagtcatcttggggcctaggataggggtgagggaggaggtgtgggggcaagtgtagcatttcctgcggttgcaggggaaggtgccgggtgtggtggggttggagggcattgtagagcgaacaaggcagtcacagagagagtggtctctccggaaagcacacaggggtggggatggaaaaatgtcttgggtggtggggtcagattgtagatgttggaagtgtcagaggatgatgcgttgtatccggaggttggtggggtggtgtgtgagaacaagggggatcctcttggggcgggggcggggtgtgagtgatgtgttgcaggaaatgcgggagacgcggtcaagggcgttctcgaccactgtggggggaaagttgcggtccttgaagaacttggacatctgggatgtgcgggagtggaatgcctcatcgtgggagcagatgcggcggaggaggaggaattgggaataggggatggaatttttgcaggagggtgggtgggaggaggagtattctaggtagctgtgggagtcggtcggcttgaaatggacatcagttacaagctggttgcctgagatggagactgagaggtccaggaaggtgagggatgtgctggagatggcccaggtgaactgaaggttgggtggaaggtgttggtgaagtggatgaactgttcgagctcctctggggagcaagaggcggcgctgatacagtcatcaatgtaacggaggaagaggtggggtttggggcctgtgtaggtgcggaagagggactgttccacgtaacctacaaagaggcaggcatagctggggcccatgcgggtacccacggccacccccttagtctgtaggaagtgggaggaatcgaaagagaagttgttgagggtgaggacgagttcggctaggcggatgagggtgtctgtggggggggactggttgggcctgcgggtcccgcttcttcctgtccttaTCCAGCTCCCATACAACACAACCACCCTATCACACTACCAGCCTACCCATAGATCACAATACCCATCCTGCCCCCTCTTCTTTTCTCAATTACTATCTTACAACTTACATATCTACATATTCACACAAATACTATTTCACACAAGCACAACTGGTGTCTTAGAAAGAGGTGTGGCTTCTGTACAAAATTTCAACACTGCTCCCTCTGAGGATTCCTGTGCTAAATGAGCTTAGGAGTGTTCTATTTGCTTCGTCGGTGTAAGGAGTAAAAAAGGGATTCAGACACTGCCCAGAAGATTTGGGCCATTACTTAGTCGTTATGGTATTTTATTTGGGTAGCATGCAATTTGGTAGTTACATTGACTGTCTTACAAGAATGACATTCTGAAGCAACTGTTCTAGAATCACTGGTTATGATGTGTTTTGAAACAACCTAATAGCAACATTACAGCACAAAGTGGTTGCCTGTATCTTCGACACTCTGCTCGCACTTCAAAGAAGCAATTCATCTGAACCATCCCCCTTGCTTTATCTGTGTATGTTCTTCATTTTCAGGTAAATCTAATTCACGGCCATCTATTCTGGGCTGATCCAGTGACCAGATGGTGCTGGCCCTTCGCCCGTTGTTGCGGCGAATCGACCCGGGGAGCATGGCTTCAGGCCCCGTTAGGTGGACGTGAGGCTCTGGCGGGGAAGCGACATCCGCAACCCAGGCCCGGGATCCGCTGATGAGCGACGCCGGGTCCGAGCGGCAGGCCCGCAGCCTGGTGCGGGACATCGAGCTCCACGTGCTCGAGTGCAAGGTGTGTTTCGAGAGGTTCGGCAGCAGCCCGGCCCGCCGACCGTGCAGCCTGCCGTGCGGCCACGCCGTGTGCAGGCAGTGCGCCTGGGCCCTCTGCCGGCCCGAGCCCCGGAGGCAGCTCGAGTGCCCTTTCTGCCGCTGGAGCGGGCCCGCGTCACGGGCCGCCGATTGCCTGCCCCTGCTGCAGCTGGCCGAGCTGCTGTCCTCAGCGGCCGCCGAGCCTCTCAGTACGGGGACCTGGCCGGCGGAGCTCAGCTCCGTgcttgggggttggggtgagttGCTCAACCCCCGGGGTCTGGCAGTCTGCTCTCGCTCCGGAGCCCTGGCCCTGGTGCAGGACGGCGAGCAGCCGCTCCGGCTCTTGGAGTGGGGAGGCCGCCCGCCCCTGCGCCTGAGCCCGGGCCCCAGCGCCGACAACCCGCCCGTCTACCCGCTGGACGTGGCGGTGGCCGGAGGCGGGCAGCTGCTGGTGGTGACGGACGCCGGGGACCGGTCGGTCAAGGTGTTTGCCCGTAGGCCGGACGGCCGGCTCGAACTGGTGCTAACGGAAGGCGGCTTCGGCCTGCCCTGGGGGCTGGACTGCGGCTCGGCCGAGCGCTTAGCCCTGACCGACTGGGCCCAGGGCTCGCTGCTGCTGCTCGACCTGCAGCTGCCCGGCGGGGCCTCACTGCGGCGGGACAGCATCTGTCACGGGCTCTGCCACCCCCGGGAAGTGGCCGTCAGCCGGCGGGACGGCTGCATCCACGTCGTGGAACATCCCGGATCCAGAGGGGGCCGGCGGCTGAAGACCTTCAACAGTCGGGGGCACCTGGTCCGTCAGTTGGACGGCCTGAGCCGGAGCCCCGGAGCCGGCCTCGGCATTTCGGGTATCGCCGTCGACGGTCAAGGCAACGTCGTGCTCGCCGACGGGGACAGTGGCACCGTGGTGTGGGTAGGCGGCTCGGACAACTGGCACTGCAGGACCCTGATCGAGCGGGGCCTGGTCCGGCCTGTGGCCTTGGCCTGGGCTGCTGACCACACCCTGATGGTGCTGGACGCTGGAGATCACACCCTCAAAGTGTACACGGTCCGCTGAAGGCACCCCGATTAACGGAGCCTACATCCCATCGCTGTTCCTGCAAAACCTCCCAAAAACAAAGCGCTTTGTGACCAGGAGAAAGACTGGGAACGAAATTCAACTTGAACTTTTATTGGGGTTGGACCCAGGAGCTGCTATTGGAAATACAATGATTCTCCGTACTTTttgtaaaaaaacaaaatttactgGAAATCTAACAACAAAAATATAGAATTATGTCCTTTGAAGATTATACTAAAAGCTATGTGCTTTAAAAATTATTATAAATTAAGCCATTTAAAGGGCAGTTGTTATTAGTGTAAACTAATTTTTTTCCTGATTACACATAAAATCTCTTTTATTCTTTTCGGTTTCAATTTTTCTCTTTTTCAACCACTTAAAATATTTCACCGTTTTCTCTCATTTCCAAAAACAATAGACTTTGTTGGTGTTAAtgtttcaatgaaaacaaaacaacttgctgtcaaggtgtagagctggatgaacacagcaggccaagcagcatcgcaggacgaggaaggctgatgtttccagcctagactCGGTTGCAGTATACAagattagcagatgtgcaggcccaactatgcctgcctctttgtaggttacatggaacaatccctcttctgtagctacactggctctaaatctcttcctctgttacattgatgactgtatcggcgcgcCTCgcgctcccaagaggagcttgaacagttcatccacttcaccaacactttccaccccaaccttaagttcacctggaccatctctaataccactccctccttcctagacctctgtgtctccatctctggcaaccacctagaaactgataacCATTCCAaacacaccgactcccacagctacctagaatacacctgctcccacccaccttcctgcaaaaatgccatcccctcttcccaattccttcacctctgctcccaggatgaggcattccactcccatacatttCAGATGTActcatttttcaaggatcgcaacgtcccccccctcagtggtcaagaacgttctcaaccgtgtctcccaaatttcctgcaactcatccctcacaccctgtccccgcaataacaaccaaaaaagaatcctcctcgtcctcacgtaacaacccaccaacctctggatccaacacatcatcctccgacacttatgccatctgcaatccaaccccaccaccaaagatattttctctccccacccttatctgctttcaggaGGGTCCACTTTCCATGATTCCCTTTTCTGCtcgacactcccctccagcctcaccacaccaggcgcatttccctgcaaccgcatgaagtgctacacctgcctctacacttcaccctgatcccaggccccaagaagacattcgcACGTCTGCTactgtgatatactgcatctactgttgccgttgtggcctcttctacatcagggaaaccaagcagaggcttgggagctgttttgcagaactcctacgctccattcgcactgaacaactgcacctcccagtccaaactatttcaactccccctcccattcctcagacgacatgtccaccctgggcctcctgcagtgccacaaagatgcaggaacaggacttcatattctgcttgggaaccctgcagcccaatggtatcaatgtggacttcacaagcttcaaaatctcccctctccttactgcatcccaaaaccagtgcagaTCACCCCTCTGCCcctacctgtccttcctcccacctcacacccccacccccatcttctacctactaatctcatcccgcccccttgacctgtcccctccgtaactccccacctacattcacctttcctggctccatccccgcctctttgacctgtatgtCTCCTTCCACCAaccttctcttctatccatcttctctcgcctccccctctctccctatttatttcagaacacccctcccatcccccatttctgaagaagggtctaggcctgaaacgtcagccttcctgctcctctgatgctgcttggcttgctgtgttcatccagctcgacaccttgttatctcagattctccagcatctgcagttccttctatcgcTGACACGCTTTGCTATCTCTAGGTTGtgatgaactgcagatgctggagtcagagaccacaCAGTGTcaagctggtggaacacagcaggcaagacagcatcagaggagcaggaaagttgacattttgggtcaggacccttcttaagaaagtGTTTAAAAGATAATCTTATTACTTTAGAACCACAGTTACTGCTGCTGAATCAAACACAACAATCCATTTGTCCACATCAAAATCCCAGAAgcaacaaatgaataaatgatATATTGGTTATTTCCTATCAACAtctaaaccaacattttcctggctaccatcagttctgcggaagggtcacttgGACTGAaacatgatctcattaaaacattgatttctctgcacagatgatgccaaacctgctgagctttttcagcaatttatgtgtttgtttctgatttacagcatccacagttctttcggttttaatttAGTTTAGTTCTTATGTTATTTGAGAAAGctattcagggaaggaaatcggcAGCTTACCAGCTCCACTTTAAATATTGCCTCTGGAACATGTGCATTTTCAGATGCATGGGGCAAGGGCTTGGTGAGTCAACATCCAACAGTGCGATGCTCACATTGAACTGCACTCAGGTTCACAGTGGAGGCTTCA
The sequence above is drawn from the Stegostoma tigrinum isolate sSteTig4 chromosome 2, sSteTig4.hap1, whole genome shotgun sequence genome and encodes:
- the LOC125467537 gene encoding E3 ubiquitin-protein ligase NHLRC1-like; this encodes MSDAGSERQARSLVRDIELHVLECKVCFERFGSSPARRPCSLPCGHAVCRQCAWALCRPEPRRQLECPFCRWSGPASRAADCLPLLQLAELLSSAAAEPLSTGTWPAELSSVLGGWGELLNPRGLAVCSRSGALALVQDGEQPLRLLEWGGRPPLRLSPGPSADNPPVYPLDVAVAGGGQLLVVTDAGDRSVKVFARRPDGRLELVLTEGGFGLPWGLDCGSAERLALTDWAQGSLLLLDLQLPGGASLRRDSICHGLCHPREVAVSRRDGCIHVVEHPGSRGGRRLKTFNSRGHLVRQLDGLSRSPGAGLGISGIAVDGQGNVVLADGDSGTVVWVGGSDNWHCRTLIERGLVRPVALAWAADHTLMVLDAGDHTLKVYTVR